A genome region from Vibrio tapetis subsp. tapetis includes the following:
- a CDS encoding methyl-accepting chemotaxis protein translates to MANKSYPKEHNLISTTDPKSIITSANESFCDVAEYQEDDLLGRPHNLVRHQDMPKPAFAQMWKYLKSGQSWMGLVKNSCAGGDHYWVSAFVTPIVNSAGEIEEHQSVRTKPTNEQIERAESLYKNLREGKKPGIKQTLRRRYNQWQLVLAAVLSLVSVAGLFSGDQTALFASIAALSCMTLFIGFIQQSRINAIQDLAKDSYDNALMEHPYTGKFDDYSSIELALMMRKAQLCAVAARTADTTGKLLISAEEEFGNTQTIQQQLNQQCNETEQVATAITELTHSIQEVSDSALTASQSTDEANNESLKGKLMIENTMGAVEDLATELERSRDIVDKLAEDSQKIEQILDVIGAVSEQTNLLALNAAIEAARAGEAGRGFAVVADEVRNLASKTQSSTHEIHAMIAQLQDTAKQAVSMMSRGKELSEECNHRAQETGVVLNNITEMLANVTDSSHQIATAVNQQANVTQEVNRNVTNIQTLANNTSETSSTSVTRTSDLVVRLESMQRLIGQFMR, encoded by the coding sequence ATGGCTAATAAATCCTACCCAAAAGAACACAATCTCATTTCAACTACTGATCCTAAAAGCATTATTACTTCAGCAAATGAGTCATTCTGTGATGTAGCAGAATATCAAGAAGACGACCTCCTAGGCAGGCCTCATAACTTAGTGCGACATCAAGACATGCCAAAGCCTGCTTTCGCGCAAATGTGGAAGTACCTTAAAAGCGGCCAAAGTTGGATGGGTCTGGTAAAAAATAGTTGCGCTGGTGGCGATCATTATTGGGTTTCAGCTTTTGTAACGCCTATTGTTAATAGCGCTGGTGAAATAGAAGAGCATCAGTCTGTTCGTACTAAACCGACGAATGAACAAATTGAACGAGCTGAGTCTCTGTATAAAAACCTTCGAGAAGGCAAAAAGCCAGGCATTAAACAGACACTACGCCGCCGATATAATCAATGGCAATTAGTACTCGCTGCCGTGTTATCTCTTGTTAGCGTTGCAGGGTTGTTCTCTGGCGATCAAACTGCCTTGTTTGCCTCAATCGCCGCATTATCTTGCATGACTTTATTCATTGGATTCATTCAACAATCTCGTATTAATGCCATTCAAGATCTTGCCAAAGACTCTTACGATAACGCCCTAATGGAGCATCCATATACGGGGAAATTCGATGATTACTCAAGTATCGAATTAGCTCTGATGATGCGTAAAGCCCAATTGTGTGCTGTTGCCGCCCGAACAGCCGACACGACAGGGAAATTGCTGATTTCAGCCGAAGAGGAATTTGGCAATACACAAACTATTCAACAACAACTCAACCAACAATGTAATGAAACCGAGCAAGTCGCTACAGCAATTACAGAATTGACCCATTCCATACAAGAAGTTTCAGACAGCGCTCTAACGGCCTCTCAGTCTACAGACGAAGCCAACAATGAATCTCTTAAAGGCAAACTCATGATTGAAAATACCATGGGCGCGGTTGAGGATCTTGCGACTGAATTGGAACGCTCACGCGACATCGTTGACAAACTCGCAGAGGATAGTCAGAAGATCGAGCAGATCCTTGATGTGATTGGCGCTGTGTCTGAACAAACCAATTTGTTGGCACTCAACGCCGCTATTGAGGCTGCACGTGCCGGAGAAGCAGGACGTGGATTCGCTGTCGTCGCCGACGAAGTGAGAAACCTTGCATCCAAAACTCAATCTTCGACTCATGAAATTCATGCCATGATCGCTCAACTCCAAGACACCGCGAAACAAGCGGTATCGATGATGTCTCGTGGCAAAGAGCTGTCAGAAGAGTGTAATCACCGAGCTCAAGAAACCGGTGTCGTATTAAATAACATCACCGAAATGCTTGCTAACGTAACAGATAGCAGCCATCAAATCGCGACCGCAGTAAACCAGCAAGCTAACGTTACTCAGGAGGTCAATAGAAACGTAACTAACATCCAAACATTGGCAAATAATACCAGTGAAACGTCGAGCACATCAGTAACAAGAACCAGCGATTTAGTCGTTCGCCTTGAGTCGATGCAGCGCCTTATAGGCCAGTTCATGCGTTAA
- a CDS encoding putative nucleotidyltransferase substrate binding domain-containing protein — protein MQAEILEIKAFLAQYPPFDELPEEVLNDISHNVEISYYRECTPIIHFGDQIHDLFIVRSGVVEVYRRKGELYNRLDEGDLFGQMGLLTNNKVRFPVKAIEDTLVYCIPEATFQKLYEEYENFADFVEVEDAARLRQAMSNSSDANDLTTSKVRTLLTREPITIERSEPIQKAAIKMAEENVSALLIVDPDREEEDEDDNSVIGIITDRDLCTRVLATGLSPEDPVSDVMTTELVSLDHNAYVYEAMLTMLRYNVHHLPVLKNQQPIGIIEVSDIVRYESQSSLLLVSSIFQQQNIDELKALSEQVKDSFVRMVNEDANSHMVGSAMSVIGRSFKQRILELAEEKFGEPPVPYCFLALGSMARDEQLIVTDQDNAIILDESYDEALHGDYFAQLADFVCKGLDQCGYVLCTGDIMATNPMWRMTTREWEECFADWIDNPNPKALLNSSIFFDLDGVYGRVKWAEQLNGFIVRRARKNNRFLACLARNALNRTPPLGFFKSFVMEKDGQHKNSINLKRRGTAPLADLIRVHALAVGSRSQNSFERLDDIIDAGILPQGRAQDLRDAMEFISTVRIRHQAIDVESQIDPDNNIEPDNLSDFERRNLKDAFQILSNAQNFLKFRYQANSFK, from the coding sequence ATGCAAGCTGAAATACTGGAAATTAAAGCTTTTTTAGCTCAATACCCTCCTTTTGACGAACTGCCAGAAGAAGTTCTCAATGACATTTCGCACAATGTCGAAATTTCTTATTATCGTGAATGTACGCCAATCATTCATTTTGGCGATCAAATACACGATCTCTTCATTGTTCGAAGTGGCGTAGTGGAAGTTTATCGACGTAAAGGTGAGCTGTATAACCGACTCGATGAAGGTGATTTGTTTGGCCAGATGGGGTTATTGACTAATAACAAAGTGCGTTTTCCAGTCAAGGCGATTGAAGACACCTTAGTCTACTGCATACCTGAGGCAACATTTCAAAAGCTCTACGAAGAATATGAGAACTTTGCAGACTTTGTCGAAGTCGAAGACGCAGCCCGCCTACGTCAAGCAATGTCGAACAGTTCTGATGCCAATGATTTAACTACGTCTAAAGTACGCACCCTTCTTACACGTGAACCAATCACCATTGAACGTAGTGAACCTATCCAAAAAGCGGCGATAAAAATGGCAGAAGAGAATGTTTCTGCATTGCTTATTGTCGACCCCGACCGTGAAGAAGAAGACGAAGACGATAACTCAGTCATCGGTATTATTACTGACCGAGATTTATGTACTCGCGTACTTGCAACTGGTTTATCCCCAGAGGATCCAGTGTCAGATGTAATGACAACCGAGCTGGTGTCGCTTGATCATAATGCGTATGTTTACGAAGCCATGTTAACCATGCTTAGGTATAACGTTCATCATCTTCCAGTACTCAAAAATCAGCAACCAATCGGCATTATCGAAGTTTCTGATATCGTACGCTATGAGTCTCAAAGTTCACTGTTGCTTGTTAGCAGTATCTTCCAACAACAAAACATTGATGAACTTAAAGCCTTGTCTGAACAAGTCAAAGATAGCTTTGTTCGAATGGTCAACGAAGACGCAAACTCTCACATGGTGGGAAGTGCGATGTCTGTTATTGGCCGCAGTTTTAAACAACGCATCCTGGAATTAGCCGAAGAAAAGTTTGGCGAACCTCCTGTCCCTTACTGTTTTCTAGCTCTCGGTTCTATGGCTCGCGATGAACAGCTTATTGTGACTGACCAAGACAATGCCATCATCCTCGATGAGTCTTATGACGAAGCCCTGCACGGTGACTATTTTGCGCAGTTAGCCGACTTTGTCTGCAAAGGGCTAGATCAGTGCGGTTACGTCTTGTGTACCGGTGACATCATGGCAACCAACCCTATGTGGCGCATGACAACACGCGAATGGGAAGAATGTTTCGCTGATTGGATTGATAACCCTAATCCAAAAGCACTGCTCAATAGTTCTATCTTCTTTGACCTAGATGGGGTGTATGGCCGGGTTAAATGGGCCGAGCAACTCAACGGTTTTATTGTTCGACGCGCTCGTAAAAACAACCGCTTCTTAGCTTGTTTAGCGCGCAATGCGTTAAACAGAACGCCTCCATTAGGCTTCTTTAAGAGCTTTGTAATGGAAAAAGACGGTCAGCACAAAAATTCAATTAACCTTAAGCGTCGTGGTACGGCTCCGCTAGCGGATCTTATTCGTGTTCATGCCCTTGCCGTTGGCTCACGTTCTCAGAACTCATTCGAGCGCTTAGACGACATCATAGACGCTGGTATCTTGCCACAAGGCAGGGCTCAAGACTTACGTGATGCAATGGAGTTTATCTCTACCGTTAGAATACGTCACCAGGCCATTGATGTTGAGTCACAAATTGACCCTGATAATAATATTGAACCTGATAATTTGTCCGATTTTGAACGTAGAAACTTGAAAGATGCTTTCCAAATTTTAAGTAATGCCCAAAACTTTCTTAAGTTCCGCTATCAAGCAAATAGCTTCAAATAG
- a CDS encoding 3'-5' exonuclease, protein MNKLFGKNKNDWTKVFAEKASSVRDERLKSFYETGVVSEETPLSQVPFVALDFETTGLDAQSDDIVSIGLVPFSLNRIYCNQARHWIVNPTTPLAEESVVIHGITHNDIVDAPDLRRILDEVLEALSGKIVVVHYRKIEREFMDSALKERIGEGIVFPVMDTMEIEAQVQEKWAGGLMNRLKGVKPQSIRLGSSRTRYGLPAYTPHHALTDALATAELLQAQLMHHYSADTPIKDVWL, encoded by the coding sequence TTGAATAAACTATTTGGTAAAAATAAGAACGATTGGACCAAGGTATTTGCTGAGAAGGCAAGCTCGGTAAGAGATGAGCGCTTAAAGAGCTTTTACGAGACAGGGGTTGTTTCAGAAGAAACGCCTTTATCGCAAGTCCCCTTCGTAGCACTCGATTTTGAAACAACGGGATTAGACGCGCAAAGTGACGACATAGTGAGTATTGGCCTTGTACCTTTTTCTCTGAACCGGATCTACTGCAACCAAGCTCGGCATTGGATAGTCAACCCAACCACCCCGCTCGCAGAAGAGTCAGTGGTTATTCATGGTATCACTCATAACGATATTGTTGATGCTCCGGATTTAAGGCGAATTCTTGATGAAGTGCTAGAGGCTTTGTCTGGCAAGATTGTCGTTGTTCATTATCGAAAAATTGAACGAGAATTCATGGATAGCGCTCTAAAAGAACGTATAGGTGAAGGTATTGTATTTCCGGTAATGGATACCATGGAAATCGAAGCCCAAGTCCAAGAAAAATGGGCTGGGGGTTTAATGAATCGCCTTAAAGGCGTTAAACCGCAGTCAATCCGATTAGGCTCTAGCAGAACGCGCTATGGCCTGCCCGCTTATACTCCACACCACGCTTTAACCGATGCACTAGCCACTGCTGAACTGTTACAAGCGCAGTTGATGCACCACTATTCTGCCGACACACCAATCAAAGATGTATGGCTATAG
- a CDS encoding BCCT family transporter has protein sequence MTKGIDKYSIDSTDYTVGQDNVQKWGFDVHNPVFGISAGLIALFLVAIMVADADAAKATLDGIKWQIIGAFDGLFMWAGNIFVIFCLGLIVSPYGKIRLGGQDATSDYSFFSWLSMLFAAGMGIGLMFWSVAEPVAYFTGWFETPLGVEANTPEAAKLALGATMFHWGLHPWAIYGVVALSLAFFTYNKGMPLSIRSIFYPILGDRAWGWPGHIVDILAVLATLFGLATSLGLGAQQAASGINHVFGIDGGMGLQVAVILVVTLLAVVSVIRGIDGGVKIISNINILIALVLLIFVGLVGWAVSLGSIPTTFMAYVENIIPLSNPHGRNDEAWFQAWTVFYWAWWISWSPFVGMFIARVSRGRTVREFLTAVLIVPTVVTILWMSVFGGLAIDQVINEVGVLGANGLREVPLAMFEMFEALPFGTVLSLIAILLVLVFFITSSDSGSLVIDSITAGGKVDAPVVQRVFWAMMEGAIAAALLWVGGTEAIQALQAGAISTALPFTFILLAMCVSLLMGMRTERGYR, from the coding sequence ATGACAAAGGGAATCGATAAGTACAGTATCGACAGTACCGACTACACAGTTGGTCAAGATAACGTACAAAAGTGGGGTTTTGATGTACACAACCCAGTATTCGGGATCAGTGCCGGTTTAATCGCCCTGTTCTTGGTTGCAATCATGGTTGCTGATGCAGACGCTGCAAAAGCAACATTGGACGGCATTAAATGGCAGATTATCGGCGCATTTGATGGTCTGTTTATGTGGGCAGGTAACATTTTTGTTATTTTCTGCCTAGGCTTGATTGTTTCTCCTTACGGTAAAATCCGTTTAGGTGGCCAAGACGCGACGTCTGATTATTCTTTCTTCTCGTGGCTATCTATGCTGTTTGCAGCAGGGATGGGCATCGGTCTTATGTTCTGGAGTGTGGCAGAACCTGTGGCTTATTTCACCGGTTGGTTTGAAACGCCGCTTGGTGTTGAAGCAAATACACCGGAAGCGGCAAAATTAGCACTTGGCGCAACCATGTTTCACTGGGGTCTACACCCATGGGCAATCTACGGTGTTGTAGCGCTTTCTCTTGCATTCTTTACTTATAATAAAGGCATGCCACTGTCTATTCGTTCTATTTTCTACCCAATTTTGGGCGATAGAGCGTGGGGCTGGCCGGGCCACATTGTTGATATTCTTGCCGTACTTGCTACGCTATTTGGTTTGGCGACATCGCTTGGCCTAGGCGCACAACAAGCCGCGAGCGGTATCAACCATGTATTTGGTATCGATGGCGGTATGGGATTACAGGTAGCGGTTATCCTTGTGGTGACATTATTGGCCGTTGTTTCGGTAATCCGTGGTATTGATGGTGGTGTGAAAATCATCAGTAACATTAATATTCTTATTGCGCTTGTGCTACTGATTTTTGTTGGCCTCGTTGGTTGGGCGGTATCTTTGGGCTCAATCCCAACGACGTTCATGGCTTACGTTGAAAACATTATTCCTTTGAGTAATCCGCATGGTCGTAACGATGAAGCATGGTTCCAAGCTTGGACTGTATTCTACTGGGCTTGGTGGATTTCATGGTCACCATTCGTAGGTATGTTTATCGCGCGTGTTTCTCGTGGCCGTACGGTACGTGAATTCCTAACAGCAGTATTAATCGTACCAACAGTTGTGACCATTCTTTGGATGTCAGTATTTGGTGGTCTTGCGATTGACCAAGTGATCAACGAAGTGGGCGTGTTAGGTGCAAATGGTTTACGTGAAGTACCGCTAGCAATGTTTGAAATGTTTGAAGCGCTACCGTTTGGTACGGTTCTATCACTGATCGCTATCTTGCTTGTTTTGGTCTTCTTTATCACGTCTTCAGATTCTGGTTCATTGGTTATCGACAGCATTACTGCTGGTGGTAAAGTTGATGCACCTGTTGTTCAGCGTGTGTTCTGGGCAATGATGGAAGGTGCGATTGCCGCTGCTCTGCTATGGGTTGGTGGAACGGAAGCAATTCAGGCGCTGCAAGCGGGTGCTATTTCTACGGCACTACCGTTTACCTTTATCTTGTTAGCAATGTGTGTGAGCTTGCTAATGGGTATGCGCACGGAGCGTGGTTACCGCTAA
- a CDS encoding MarR family winged helix-turn-helix transcriptional regulator → MEKHEEVLVSIRQIIRAIDLHSKKLSKESGLTGPQLILMRSIRELGEVTIRSLANHTNMSQATATTILDRLERNGYVLRQRNLTDKRKVHAHLTDAGKEILQKSPLPLQENFINQFQELEEWEQSLLLSSVQRISSMMNAENYDVAPLLEIGSITKPE, encoded by the coding sequence GTGGAAAAACACGAAGAAGTGCTCGTTTCGATTAGGCAAATTATTAGAGCCATAGATCTGCACTCTAAGAAGTTAAGTAAGGAGTCTGGATTAACCGGCCCTCAGCTAATCTTAATGCGTTCAATTCGAGAGTTAGGTGAAGTAACAATACGCAGCCTAGCTAACCATACCAATATGAGCCAAGCTACAGCAACGACCATATTAGATCGTTTAGAACGTAATGGTTATGTTCTACGCCAGCGTAATCTAACAGACAAACGAAAAGTTCATGCTCATTTAACCGATGCAGGCAAAGAAATTCTACAAAAGTCACCTCTTCCGCTACAAGAGAACTTTATCAATCAATTTCAAGAACTCGAAGAGTGGGAACAAAGCCTGTTGCTATCGTCAGTTCAACGTATTTCTTCGATGATGAACGCAGAAAACTACGATGTGGCGCCGCTACTAGAAATCGGCAGTATTACTAAACCAGAATAA
- a CDS encoding response regulator transcription factor, whose product MSKLITVVIADDHQVVLDGFIARLEREPEIQVIGTASNGVEALEVVKQKKPDVTLMDISMPVMNGIDATRLIKEELPEAKVVMLTMHDNREYIMQVMQVGAMGYMLKEISAEKMIQAIKTVNQGSTYFCESVTQTLFTQQVAPTPLVSNPLTRREESVLRLVATGCSSKKVANLLNISYRTVETHRQNIKHKLDLHSTAELAKYALEQGLIE is encoded by the coding sequence ATGAGTAAATTAATTACTGTGGTCATTGCTGATGATCACCAAGTGGTATTAGATGGATTTATTGCTCGTCTTGAACGCGAGCCTGAAATACAGGTTATTGGTACCGCCAGTAATGGTGTGGAAGCGCTTGAGGTCGTTAAACAAAAAAAGCCAGATGTCACCCTAATGGATATTAGCATGCCAGTAATGAATGGCATTGATGCGACGCGGTTGATTAAAGAAGAGTTACCAGAGGCCAAAGTCGTGATGTTGACTATGCATGACAACCGAGAGTACATCATGCAGGTGATGCAAGTTGGAGCGATGGGTTACATGCTTAAAGAAATCAGCGCGGAAAAAATGATTCAAGCGATCAAAACGGTTAACCAAGGCTCAACGTACTTTTGCGAGTCTGTCACTCAGACGTTGTTTACTCAGCAAGTTGCGCCAACGCCATTAGTTAGCAACCCGTTAACTCGACGCGAAGAGTCTGTGTTGAGACTGGTGGCGACTGGTTGTAGTAGCAAAAAAGTGGCAAACCTACTCAACATTAGTTATCGGACGGTAGAAACGCATCGTCAAAATATTAAGCATAAGCTGGACTTACACTCTACTGCAGAATTGGCAAAATATGCGTTGGAACAAGGGTTAATAGAGTAG
- a CDS encoding cache domain-containing protein, with protein MPLKAKLILLTLLPLMLVTASISWVSFHQAKTLGEREVETLRSSLIKSREQALKDSVDLAFDAIRHVYQDPALEEHQAKLQVRQILTRLRYGSDGYFFAYDSNGINLVHPIQPELVGKNLLHIQDENGNFLIESLLDQAQSGGGFHQYLWQKPSTGETVPKLSYAAWLGKWNWMIGTGLYIEDVSLEVANMQAAISKNIETTVFSIVVILVVTVGVIIVLTLAINLHEHRLADKNLKELAHKTVMFQEDEKKHLARELHDGINQLLVSSKCHLELLGDNLPDSNYSKHLEQSQQSIMTAINEVRRISHNLRPSALDDIGLESALTTLLQDYQAHSGIQVETLYDTQKGRLKSEAATTLYRVAQESLNNIEKHARAKKITIILQQMGSLLQLVVRDDGIGFNPRQIHGLDGIGLRNMRERVEFIGGEFELESEPEIGTEITVLLNLEGLVG; from the coding sequence ATGCCTCTTAAAGCTAAATTGATTTTATTGACTTTACTGCCTTTGATGCTTGTTACGGCTAGCATTAGTTGGGTCTCATTCCATCAGGCAAAAACGTTGGGTGAACGTGAAGTCGAGACTCTAAGAAGCTCCTTGATAAAATCCCGAGAGCAAGCATTAAAAGATAGCGTTGATCTCGCTTTTGACGCCATTCGCCATGTCTATCAAGACCCTGCACTTGAAGAGCATCAAGCTAAGTTACAAGTCCGTCAGATTCTCACGCGCCTACGCTATGGCAGTGACGGCTATTTTTTTGCATATGATAGTAACGGCATCAATCTTGTCCACCCAATACAGCCGGAACTCGTCGGCAAAAACTTGCTACACATTCAAGACGAAAACGGTAATTTCCTTATTGAATCCTTGCTAGACCAAGCTCAAAGTGGGGGTGGCTTCCATCAATATTTGTGGCAAAAACCCTCAACGGGAGAAACCGTACCTAAGCTCAGTTATGCAGCATGGTTAGGAAAGTGGAACTGGATGATTGGTACGGGTCTGTATATCGAGGATGTCAGCTTAGAAGTGGCCAATATGCAAGCGGCAATAAGCAAGAATATTGAAACAACGGTATTTTCGATTGTGGTCATTTTGGTGGTTACGGTCGGGGTGATTATTGTTTTGACGTTAGCGATAAATTTACATGAACATAGATTAGCGGATAAGAATCTTAAAGAGTTAGCCCACAAAACAGTCATGTTTCAAGAGGACGAAAAGAAGCACCTTGCACGAGAGCTCCACGATGGGATCAATCAATTATTGGTTTCCAGTAAGTGTCATTTAGAGTTACTTGGCGACAACTTACCCGATTCAAATTATTCGAAACATTTGGAACAATCTCAGCAATCTATTATGACTGCCATTAATGAAGTGAGGCGAATTTCTCACAATTTGAGGCCAAGTGCTTTGGATGATATAGGCTTGGAGTCGGCGCTAACGACATTACTACAGGATTACCAAGCGCATTCTGGTATTCAAGTTGAAACGTTATATGATACACAAAAAGGGCGCTTGAAATCTGAAGCGGCAACAACCTTGTATCGAGTCGCTCAAGAGTCACTTAATAATATTGAAAAACATGCTAGAGCGAAAAAAATCACCATCATATTGCAACAGATGGGAAGTCTACTTCAACTTGTTGTAAGAGATGATGGTATAGGGTTTAACCCAAGACAAATCCATGGACTAGATGGTATCGGGCTTAGGAATATGCGCGAGAGGGTAGAGTTCATTGGCGGTGAGTTTGAATTGGAAAGTGAGCCTGAGATCGGGACGGAGATTACCGTGTTACTCAACTTAGAAGGATTAGTAGGATGA
- a CDS encoding TRAP transporter large permease, producing the protein MIGIVMFFVALLALLLGFPVAFTFGGIALIFGVWAEGIEMFAFMPYRIQSIMENTVLMAVPLFVFMGLVLQKTKLAEQLLESMGRLFGGVRGGIAISTVLVGALLAASTGVVGASVVAMGLISLPVMLKYNYDKGLACGTICASGTLGQIIPPSIVLILLGDVLGVPVGDLFQAAIGPGFMLVAAYIAYILFYAYRNPQAAPAIDRDDSISRSKEVITALKAVVPPLALIVVVLGSIFAGVATPTESAALGGAGAIVLAIMYREFSWKMVYDASKETVKVTAMVFAILLGATAFSMAFTYTGGDLLVEEWMLELPGEKWGFLVITMLVILILGFFIDFVEICFIIVPILAPIAELMGINMTWFAILVAMNLQTSFLTPPFGFSLFYLKGVAPKGVTTRDIYRGVMPFIGIQILVLGSILAFPAFYGM; encoded by the coding sequence ATGATTGGAATAGTAATGTTTTTTGTTGCGCTGCTTGCGCTGCTACTAGGGTTCCCAGTTGCGTTTACGTTTGGAGGAATCGCATTAATTTTTGGAGTGTGGGCTGAAGGCATAGAAATGTTTGCCTTCATGCCATATCGCATTCAATCCATTATGGAAAACACGGTACTCATGGCCGTCCCATTATTTGTCTTTATGGGGTTAGTTCTACAAAAAACCAAACTAGCGGAGCAATTGCTCGAGTCTATGGGGCGACTTTTTGGAGGCGTTCGTGGTGGTATCGCCATTTCAACGGTTTTGGTGGGTGCATTGTTGGCAGCATCGACCGGTGTTGTTGGTGCATCAGTCGTAGCTATGGGGCTTATTTCATTGCCTGTGATGCTGAAATACAATTACGATAAGGGGCTTGCCTGCGGCACGATTTGCGCTTCAGGGACGTTAGGGCAAATTATTCCGCCATCTATCGTTTTAATTTTGCTCGGTGATGTATTAGGGGTTCCCGTAGGAGACTTATTCCAAGCGGCTATCGGTCCTGGTTTCATGTTAGTGGCTGCTTATATTGCATACATACTGTTTTATGCTTATCGAAACCCTCAAGCGGCTCCGGCGATCGACCGAGACGATTCTATTAGCCGCAGCAAGGAAGTGATCACTGCACTTAAAGCCGTTGTTCCTCCTTTAGCTCTGATTGTTGTTGTTTTGGGTTCCATTTTTGCTGGGGTTGCAACTCCAACGGAGTCCGCTGCACTCGGGGGAGCAGGCGCCATTGTTCTTGCGATTATGTATCGTGAATTCAGTTGGAAAATGGTTTATGACGCTTCGAAAGAAACCGTAAAAGTTACCGCGATGGTATTCGCTATTTTACTTGGCGCTACCGCCTTCTCTATGGCATTTACCTATACCGGTGGTGACTTATTGGTTGAAGAATGGATGCTTGAATTACCGGGGGAGAAATGGGGCTTTCTTGTTATTACGATGTTGGTCATTTTAATTCTGGGTTTCTTTATCGACTTTGTTGAAATCTGTTTTATCATCGTGCCTATCTTGGCACCCATCGCTGAGCTGATGGGCATTAATATGACATGGTTTGCGATACTCGTTGCGATGAACTTGCAAACGTCATTCTTAACACCACCGTTTGGATTTAGCTTGTTCTATTTGAAAGGCGTTGCTCCAAAGGGGGTCACAACTCGAGATATTTACCGAGGGGTAATGCCATTCATCGGCATTCAGATATTGGTTCTCGGTTCTATACTGGCGTTCCCTGCATTTTATGGAATGTGA
- a CDS encoding TRAP transporter small permease subunit: MRSLIVIERMFNRIGDVLGWLSSILFLLLLANVVYDVIMRYAFNDVSIGFQEMEWHLFASVFLLGVPYAIKAGGHVRVDVFYERLSMKAQAIIDILGTLIFLIPFCLSVAWFGVDFAKESYALGETSGDPGGLPYRWIIKAMIPLSFFFMAVSGIGLLLHSLNKLVNPRLLYQAEK, from the coding sequence ATGAGAAGTTTGATCGTTATCGAACGTATGTTCAACCGCATCGGAGATGTATTAGGTTGGCTTTCCAGCATACTGTTTTTGCTACTACTAGCGAACGTAGTGTATGACGTAATAATGCGGTACGCGTTTAATGATGTGTCCATTGGGTTCCAAGAAATGGAATGGCATCTGTTCGCCAGTGTGTTTTTATTAGGTGTCCCATATGCCATTAAAGCCGGAGGACACGTTCGGGTTGACGTGTTTTACGAGCGTCTTTCAATGAAAGCCCAAGCCATTATTGATATTTTAGGCACCCTTATTTTCCTCATTCCTTTTTGCCTATCAGTTGCTTGGTTTGGTGTTGACTTTGCTAAAGAAAGTTACGCGTTAGGTGAAACATCCGGCGACCCGGGTGGCTTACCTTATCGTTGGATTATAAAAGCGATGATTCCACTTTCATTCTTTTTCATGGCGGTAAGCGGCATCGGATTGCTGCTACATTCGCTCAATAAACTGGTTAACCCAAGATTGCTTTACCAAGCAGAGAAGTAA